The following coding sequences are from one Stigmatopora nigra isolate UIUO_SnigA chromosome 10, RoL_Snig_1.1, whole genome shotgun sequence window:
- the cav3 gene encoding caveolin-3 — MADQYQYNATEEKIIKDSNTKEIDLINRDPKQINEDVVKVEFEDVIAEPDGTHSLDGVWKLSYTTFTVSKYWCYRILSALFGIPVALIWGFLFACISFCHIWAVMPCIKSCLIESQCISRIYLLCIQTFCDPVFDALGKIFSNVRVALRKEV, encoded by the exons ATGGCGGACCAGTACCAGTACAACGCCACTGAGGAGAAGATCATCAAGGACAGCAACACCAAGGAGATCGATCTTATAAACAGAGACCCCAAGCAGATCAATGAAGATGTGGTGAAG GTGGAATTTGAGGATGTCATCGCAGAGCCAGATGGCACACACAGTCTGGACGGCGTATGGAAGCTGAGCTACACAACCTTCACCGTATCCAAGTACTGGTGTTACCGCATTCTGTCCGCGCTCTTCGGCATCCCCGTGGCTCTGATCTGGGGTTTCCTCTTCGCCTGTATCTCCTTCTGTCATATCTGGGCGGTGATGCCTTGCATCAAGAGCTGTTTGATTGAGTCACAGTGTATTAGCCGCATCTACCTGCTGTGCATTCAGACCTTCTGCGATCCTGTGTTTGATGCCTTGGGCAAGATCTTTAGCAATGTCCGTGTGGCACTGCGCAAGGAAGTCTAA
- the parp3 gene encoding protein mono-ADP-ribosyltransferase PARP3 isoform X2: protein MAPKRRATSAAKEGGKKVKEEPELVKPKDVVTSVKEALLAAGSQVKCKKTVDEFCSLSGEVHEDYDCMLNQTNIGLNNNKFYVIQVIKAANKFYSWNRWGRVGETGQTKLNPFSDVDSAVKDFEKKFKDKTKNNWNDRMNFVSHSGKYTLIEVDGEQDTEVEMESVDGTVVKVTKNIQPCSLDDATKALIVLIFSNDMFKEAMECMNLDIKKMPLGKLSKLQIAKGFEVLEEIEAALNQKITKRRLEELSSKFFTEIPHNFGRNRPPTIETLDIVEKKKEMLMVLADIELAQTLKSETEKAHEEMIETVPHQLDQDYNSLNCTLTLMDKSIETFKIIETYLKQTQGSQKPKIVNIWEVNRQNEGERFGENDALENRRLLWHGTNIAVVAAILKSGLRIMPHSGGRVGRGIYFASENYKSACYVRTSKNTGVMFLSEVALGREHTITKDNSSLKKAPDNFDSVVARGQVEPDPSKDIFITLDDKKIAVPQGKPIKQSQYSKSHFQNSEYLIYKESQCRLRYLLELNM from the exons ATGGCACCAAAACGACGCGCTACTTCGGCTGCCAAAGAAGGGGGCAAAAAGGTGAAGGAAGAGCCTGAGTTAGTTAAACCTAAAGATGTCGTTACCTCCGTCAAAGAGGCCCTTCTGGCTGCAGGATCACAAGTCAAATGCAAGAAGACAGTGGACGAGTTCTGTTCGCTGAGTGGAGAG GTGCACGAAGATTACGACTGCATGCTTAATCAGACGAATATTGGATTGAACAATAATAAGTTTTATGTCATACAAGTCATAAAAGCAGCCAACAAATTCTATTCGTGGAACAGATGGGGCAGAGTG GGTGAGACGGGACAAACCAAACTGAATCCATTTTCAGATGTTGACAGTGCTGTAAAAGACTTTGAAAAGAAGTTTAAGGACAAGACAAAAAACAACTGGAATGATCGAATGAATTTTGTCTCTCACTCTGGGAAGTACACGTTAATCGAGGTTGATGGAGAGCAAGACACAGAAGTTGAG ATGGAATCTGTCGATGGAACGGTTGTCAAGgtcacaaaaaacatacaaCCCTGCAGCCTGGATGATGCTACAAAGGCGCTCATTGTGCTGATTTTTAGCAATGACATGTTCAAGGAGGCAATGGAATGTATGAATTTAG ATATTAAGAAGATGCCTTTGGGTAAATTAAGCAAGCTGCAAATTGCAAAAGGTTTTGAGGTGCTTGAAGAAATTGAAGCAGCTTTGAACCAAAAGATAACAAAGCGGCGTCTTGAAGAACTTTCCTCCAAGTTCTTCACAGAAATCCCACACAACTTTGGTCGAAACAGGCCACCAACAATTGAAACCCTTGACATTGTGGAAAAGAAGAAAGAGATGCTCATG GTATTGGCTGATATTGAGCTGGCCCAGACTCTAAAATCAGAGACAGAAAAGGCACATGAAGAGATGATAGAGACTGTTCCTCATCAACTTGACCAAGACTACAATTCCCTCAACTGTACACTCACTCTGATGGACAAAAGTATTGAAACATTCAAGATCATAGAAACATACCTAAAGCAAACTCAGGGGTCCCAGAAGCCAAAAATTGTCAATATATGGGAAGTGAACAGACAAAATGAG GGAGAACGATTTGGAGAGAATGACGCATTGGAGAACCGCCGTCTGCTTTGGCATGGTACAAACATAGCAGTTGTGGCTGCTATACTTAAAAGTGGTTTGAGGATAATGCCCCATTCAGGGGGTCGTGTTGGTCGAGGCATATATTTTGCATCGGAAAACTACAAGTCAGCATGTTACG tgcgcACATCTAAAAATACCGGCGTGATGTTTTTGAGTGAAGTGGCCCTTGGAAGAGAACATACCATCACCAAAGACAATTCCTCCTTGAAGAAAGCTCCTGACAACTTTGATTCTGTAGTTGCAAGAGGTCAAGTGGAACCAG ATCCTTCTAAAGACATCTTCATCACCCTTGACGATAAGAAGATTGCTGTCCCTCAGGGCAAGCCTATAAAGCAGTCTCAGTACTCCAAGAGCCACTTCCAAAACAGTGAATATCTGATCTACAAAGAGAGTCAGTGTCGCCTGCGTTACCTACTTGAACTGAATATGTAA
- the grm2a gene encoding metabotropic glutamate receptor 2, whose amino-acid sequence MSLGNSPVLGVRPVPRPLSLSNILLLIICVTLFGQAPQGLPVVGYNTDSKKEITLDGDLMIGGLFPVHQKGEAAEDCGKINAQRGIQRLEAMLLALDEINRDERILPGIRLGAHILDTCSKDTYALEQSLEFVRASLTKVDDSEYTCPDGSYALHEEVPLAISGVIGGSYSDVSIQVANLLRLFQIPQISYASTSAKLSDKTRYDYFARTVPPDFFQAKAMAEILRFFNWTYVSTVASEGDYGETGIDAFQQEARARHICIATSAKVSRSMSRWSYENVIRSLQQKSNAKVVILFTRSEDARELLVAANRMNVTFTWVASDGWGAQESVVRGSEAVADGAFTIELASYQIPLFNDYFTALHPYNNTRNPWFREFWENQFQCSLHDLSCGKHSLKQVPFQPESKIMFVVNAVYAIATALHNMRQALCPNSTKVCDALKPGNGRKFYRDYILKTKLEAPFRPPDTDNIVRFDSYGDSFGRYNIFHYHKEGERYIYRKVGYWAQSLILNTSLIPWAAAPTSQCSDPCKKNEVKSMQPGDVCCWICIPCQSYQYLQDEFTCADCSFGQWPLTNLTGCYDLPEEYIRWEDAWAIGPVTISCLGMMCTLFVIGLFLKHNETPVVKASGRELSYILLLGVLMCYTMTFIYIAKPSTAVCTLRRLGLGTSFAVCYSALLTKTNRIARIFNGVKGGAQRPRFISPASQVAICGGLISCQLVVVLIWLLLEAPGVRKEVSPEKRDVVTLKCNSKDSSMLMSLTYNCILIILCTVYAFKTRKCPENFNEAKFIGFTMYTTCIIWLAFQPIFYVTASDYRVQTTTMCISVSLSGSVVLGCLFAPKVHIILFQPQKNVSTLRVATTRFSVTTGPGSSFSQASASNVVPTVCNGREVVDSTTSSL is encoded by the exons ATGTCATTGGGGAACTCCCCAGTGTTGGGGGTGCGCCCTGTGCCCCGACCCCTCTCTCTGTCCAATATCCTCCTCCTGATCATATGTGTGACTCTCTTTGGCCAGGCTCCCCAAGGTTTGCCTGTGGTTGGTTATAACACGGACTCCAAAAAGGAGATTACATTAGACGGAGATTTGATGATCGGCGGTCTCTTTCCCGTGCACCAGAAAGGCGAAGCGGCCGAAGATTGCGGGAAGATCAACGCCCAACGAGGAATCCAACGACTAGAGGCCATGTTGCTTGCCCTGGATGAAATCAACAGGGATGAGCGCATCTTGCCGGGAATTCGTTTAGGAGCTCACATATTGGACACATGCTCCAAGGACACTTATGCTCTCGAGCAGTCTCTCGAATTTGTCAGGGCTTCACTCACCAAAGTAGATGATAGTGAGTACACTTGCCCTGATGGATCCTATGCGCTCCATGAAGAAGTCCCATTGGCCATCTCTGGAGTCATAGGAGGATCGTACAGTGATGTTTCCATTCAG GTGGCCAACTTGTTGCGACTCTTTCAAATCCCTCAAATCAGTTATGCCTCCACCAGTGCTAAACTAAGTGACAAAACTCGCTACGACTACTTTGCCCGCACAGTACCCCCCGATTTCTTCCAAGCCAAGGCAATGGCTGAAATTTTACGTTTCTTCAACTGGACATATGTATCAACTGTGGCATCCGAGGGTGATTACGGCGAGACCGGTATTGATGCCTTTCAGCAGGAAGCCCGAGCTCGCCACATCTGCATCGCCACTTCGGCCAAAGTGAGCCGTTCCATGAGCCGCTGGAGCTATGAGAACGTAATCCGCTCCTTGCAGCAGAAGTCCAACGCCAAGGTGGTCATCTTATTCACTCGTAGTGAAGATGCACGTGAGCTCCTGGTAGCCGCCAACCGTATGAACGTCACCTTCACTTGGGTTGCCAGTGACGGTTGGGGCGCACAAGAGAGTGTGGTGAGGGGGAGCGAGGCCGTTGCAGATGGTGCGTTCACCATTGAACTCGCCTCCTATCAGATCCCCCTGTTTAATGACTACTTCACAGCTCTCCATCCGTACAACAATACCAGGAACCCTTGGTTTAGAGAGTTCTGGGAGAACCAGTTCCAGTGTAGCCTCCACGATTTAAGCTGTGGGAAGCATTCTCTAAAACAGGTCCCCTTTCAACCTGAATCTAAAATTATGTTTGTGGTAAATGCAGTTTATGCAATTGCCACTGCCTTGCACAACATGAGACAGGCATTGTGCCCAAACTCCACTAAGGTCTGTGATGCTCTTAAACCTGGAAATGGCAGGAAGTTTTACAGGGACTATATTCTCAAGACCAAACTTGAGG CACCATTTCGACCACCAGACACAGATAACATCGTCCGCTTTGATTCCTATGGAGACAGCTTTGGACGCTATAACATCTTCCACTATCACAAAGAAGGTGAACGCTACATCTATCGCAAAGTTGGCTATTGGGCTCAAAGCCTGATCCTAAACACCAGCCTCATCCCATGGGCTGCCGCACCCACATCTCAATGTAGCGACCCCTGCAAGAAAAATGAAGTGAAGAGTATGCAACCTGGAGACGTGTGCTGCTGGATCTGCATCCCCTGTCAGTCTTACCAGTACTTGCAGGATGAGTTCACATGCGCTGACTGCAGCTTTGGACAATGGCCTTTAACTAATTTGACAGGTTGCTATGATCTACCTGAGGAGTACATCCGATGGGAAGATGCCTGGGCTATTGGGCCTGTTACCATTTCCTGTCTGGGAATGATGTGCACTCTATTCGTCATTGGCCTCTTCCTCAAACACAACGAGACTCCCGTGGTGAAAGCCAGTGGACGTGAGCTCTCTTACATCCTCCTGCTGGGCGTTCTGATGTGCTACACAATGACTTTCATCTACATCGCCAAACCCTCTACGGCAGTTTGTACACTGCGCCGCTTAGGCTTAGGAACCTCCTTTGCCGTCTGCTACTCGGCTCTCCTGACCAAGACCAATCGCATTGCTCGGATCTTCAACGGGGTTAAAGGTGGTGCTCAACGACCTCGATTTATCAGCCCGGCCTCACAGGTTGCCATCTGTGGGGGTCTGATCTCCTGCCAGCTAGTCGTAGTACTGATCTGGCTGCTCTTAGAAGCCCCAGGGGTGAGAAAGGAAGTAAGCCCTGAAAAGAGAGATGTAGTCACCCTCAAATGTAACAGCAAAGACTCCAGCATGCTCATGTCTCTCACCTATAACTGCATCCTCATCATTCTCTGCACGGTTTACGCTTTCAAGACCCGCAAGTGCCCGGAAAACTTCAATGAAGCCAAGTTTATTGGGTTCACCATGTACACAACTTGCATCATCTGGCTGGCTTTTCAGCCCATTTTTTATGTCACGGCCAGTGACTACAGG GTGCAGACCACTACAATGTGTATCTCGGTCAGCTTGAGTGGGTCGGTTGTCCTGGGGTGCCTCTTTGCCCCAAAAGTCCACATCATTCTGTTCCAGCCACAGAAGAATGTAAGCACTCTCAGGGTGGCTACCACCCGCTTCAGCGTCACCACTGGTCCGGGCTCCAGTTTCTCTCAAG catcAGCCTCAAACGTTGTTCCAACGGTGTGTAATGGGCGAGAGGTGGTGGACTCCACAACATcttccttgtga
- the gpr61l gene encoding putative G-protein coupled receptor, translating into MAEKFDPLILPVSNQAEPNLTTTPWEQHPTVPSNVGIVTSSQSQLKDLFGLFCMVTLNLIALLVNIGVMVAIARAPHLKRFAFVCHLCAVDLLCAVLLMPLGIISSSPFFGTVVFTVLECQVYLFLNVFLICLSILTITAISVERYFYIVHPMRYEVKMTIHLAIGVMVLIWIKSLLLALFTLFGWPAYGNQSSIAAAHCSLHASHSRLRGVFAVLYSVLCFLLPSVIIFTVYCAVYKVARTAALQQVPAVSTWASTIPDKNRSSSISSQTTIIHTSRSVPQRLSPERAFTGGKAALTLVFIVGQFLICWLPYFIFHLQMSLTGSMQSPGDLEEAVNWLAFSSFAVNPFFYGLLNRQIREELVKFRRCCLTQPVDFAISSHDGSLQENFLQFIQRTTSTAETRSSCAKTSPRNTMEQRVKIPGQLPDNP; encoded by the coding sequence ATGGCTGAGAAGTTTGATCCTCTGATTTTACCTGTCTCCAACCAAGCAGAGCCAAATCTTACCACTACCCCATGGGAGCAACATCCAACAGTTCCTTCCAATGTGGGTATAGTCACAAGCTCCCAATCGCAGCTCAAAGACCTTTTTGGCTTGTTCTGTATGGTGACGCTGAATCTCATCGCTTTGTTAGTCAACATCGGTGTAATGGTAGCCATTGCCCGAGCGCCGCACTTGAAGAGGTTTGCATTTGTTTGTCATCTTTGTGCCGTGGACCTGCTCTGTGCCGTCCTCCTCATGCCGCTGGGAATCATATCTAGCTCTCCTTTTTTTGGCACTGTGGTATTCACAGTCCTGGAGTGTCAGGTTTACCTCTTTCTTAATGTATTCCTCATCTGTTTATCCATTCTCACCATCACAGCCATCAGCGTAGAGCGCTACTTTTACATCGTGCACCCAATGCGTTACGAAGTTAAGATGACCATTCATTTGGCGATTGGTGTCATGGTCCTTATCTGGATCAAGTCACTTCTATTGGCTCTGTTCACTCTGTTCGGATGGCCGGCATATGGAAATCAAAGCTCAATTGCAGCAGCCCATTGCTCTCTTCATGCAAGCCATAGCCGCCTTAGAGGAGTATTTGCAGTACTCTATAGTGTCCTTTGTTTTCTGCTTCCTTCAGTGATTATATTTACCGTTTACTGCGCGGTTTACAAGGTTGCCCGTACGGCCGCCTTGCAACAAGTCCCTGCTGTTTCAACATGGGCCAGCACAATCCCGGATAAGAATCGCTCCAGTTCTATCAGCAGCCAGACCACCATCATCCACACCAGCCGTTCTGTACCTCAGAGACTTTCCCCAGAGAGGGCGTTCACTGGGGGCAAAGCAGCCCTCACCTTGGTGTTCATTGTGGGTCAGTTCTTGATATGTTGGCTTCCCTATTTTATCTTCCACTTGCAAATGTCCCTGACTGGCTCAATGCAAAGCCCAGGAGACTTGGAAGAGGCAGTCAACTGGCTCGCCTTCTCCTCATTTGCAGTTAACCCGTTCTTCTACGGTTTACTAAATAGGCAGATCAGAGAGGAGCTGGTCAAATTCCGGCGCTGCTGCTTGACCCAGCCGGTGGATTTTGCCATTTCTAGCCATGATGGATCCCTCCAAGAAAACTTCCTCCAGTTCATCCAGAGAACAACCAGCACAGCCGAAACACGCTCCAGCTGTGCCAAGACTAGTCCCAGAAACACTATGGaacaaagggttaaaatccCCGGACAACTACCAGATAACCCTTAA
- the parp3 gene encoding protein mono-ADP-ribosyltransferase PARP3 isoform X1 codes for MPGHRGYFSSIATLCWPFSDSNDVGMAPKRRATSAAKEGGKKVKEEPELVKPKDVVTSVKEALLAAGSQVKCKKTVDEFCSLSGEVHEDYDCMLNQTNIGLNNNKFYVIQVIKAANKFYSWNRWGRVGETGQTKLNPFSDVDSAVKDFEKKFKDKTKNNWNDRMNFVSHSGKYTLIEVDGEQDTEVEMESVDGTVVKVTKNIQPCSLDDATKALIVLIFSNDMFKEAMECMNLDIKKMPLGKLSKLQIAKGFEVLEEIEAALNQKITKRRLEELSSKFFTEIPHNFGRNRPPTIETLDIVEKKKEMLMVLADIELAQTLKSETEKAHEEMIETVPHQLDQDYNSLNCTLTLMDKSIETFKIIETYLKQTQGSQKPKIVNIWEVNRQNEGERFGENDALENRRLLWHGTNIAVVAAILKSGLRIMPHSGGRVGRGIYFASENYKSACYVRTSKNTGVMFLSEVALGREHTITKDNSSLKKAPDNFDSVVARGQVEPDPSKDIFITLDDKKIAVPQGKPIKQSQYSKSHFQNSEYLIYKESQCRLRYLLELNM; via the exons ATGCCCGGGCATCGTGGCTACTTTAGCAGTATAGCAACTCTATGTTGGCCTTTCAGCGATTCAAACGACGTCGGAATGGCACCAAAACGACGCGCTACTTCGGCTGCCAAAGAAGGGGGCAAAAAGGTGAAGGAAGAGCCTGAGTTAGTTAAACCTAAAGATGTCGTTACCTCCGTCAAAGAGGCCCTTCTGGCTGCAGGATCACAAGTCAAATGCAAGAAGACAGTGGACGAGTTCTGTTCGCTGAGTGGAGAG GTGCACGAAGATTACGACTGCATGCTTAATCAGACGAATATTGGATTGAACAATAATAAGTTTTATGTCATACAAGTCATAAAAGCAGCCAACAAATTCTATTCGTGGAACAGATGGGGCAGAGTG GGTGAGACGGGACAAACCAAACTGAATCCATTTTCAGATGTTGACAGTGCTGTAAAAGACTTTGAAAAGAAGTTTAAGGACAAGACAAAAAACAACTGGAATGATCGAATGAATTTTGTCTCTCACTCTGGGAAGTACACGTTAATCGAGGTTGATGGAGAGCAAGACACAGAAGTTGAG ATGGAATCTGTCGATGGAACGGTTGTCAAGgtcacaaaaaacatacaaCCCTGCAGCCTGGATGATGCTACAAAGGCGCTCATTGTGCTGATTTTTAGCAATGACATGTTCAAGGAGGCAATGGAATGTATGAATTTAG ATATTAAGAAGATGCCTTTGGGTAAATTAAGCAAGCTGCAAATTGCAAAAGGTTTTGAGGTGCTTGAAGAAATTGAAGCAGCTTTGAACCAAAAGATAACAAAGCGGCGTCTTGAAGAACTTTCCTCCAAGTTCTTCACAGAAATCCCACACAACTTTGGTCGAAACAGGCCACCAACAATTGAAACCCTTGACATTGTGGAAAAGAAGAAAGAGATGCTCATG GTATTGGCTGATATTGAGCTGGCCCAGACTCTAAAATCAGAGACAGAAAAGGCACATGAAGAGATGATAGAGACTGTTCCTCATCAACTTGACCAAGACTACAATTCCCTCAACTGTACACTCACTCTGATGGACAAAAGTATTGAAACATTCAAGATCATAGAAACATACCTAAAGCAAACTCAGGGGTCCCAGAAGCCAAAAATTGTCAATATATGGGAAGTGAACAGACAAAATGAG GGAGAACGATTTGGAGAGAATGACGCATTGGAGAACCGCCGTCTGCTTTGGCATGGTACAAACATAGCAGTTGTGGCTGCTATACTTAAAAGTGGTTTGAGGATAATGCCCCATTCAGGGGGTCGTGTTGGTCGAGGCATATATTTTGCATCGGAAAACTACAAGTCAGCATGTTACG tgcgcACATCTAAAAATACCGGCGTGATGTTTTTGAGTGAAGTGGCCCTTGGAAGAGAACATACCATCACCAAAGACAATTCCTCCTTGAAGAAAGCTCCTGACAACTTTGATTCTGTAGTTGCAAGAGGTCAAGTGGAACCAG ATCCTTCTAAAGACATCTTCATCACCCTTGACGATAAGAAGATTGCTGTCCCTCAGGGCAAGCCTATAAAGCAGTCTCAGTACTCCAAGAGCCACTTCCAAAACAGTGAATATCTGATCTACAAAGAGAGTCAGTGTCGCCTGCGTTACCTACTTGAACTGAATATGTAA